From Xenopus tropicalis strain Nigerian chromosome 3, UCB_Xtro_10.0, whole genome shotgun sequence, the proteins below share one genomic window:
- the LOC100494767 gene encoding ovomucoid — protein MKTALIFLLYSSAFLCIMGLPAVFPDMEYCSAYAEHRTCTKIYSPVCGTNRITYPNMCRFCLDSMMKNYRFKLDHEGRCR, from the exons ATGAAGACAGCTCTTATTTTCCTGCTTTACTCATCAGCATTTCTGTGCATAATGG gtTTGCCTGCTGTTTTTCCTGATATG GAATATTGCTCTGCCTATGCTGAACACAGAACCTGCACTAAGATCTATAGTCCTGTCTGTGGAACAAACAGAATAACCTACCCTAACATGTGTCGTTTCTGTCTTGACAGCAT GATGAAAAACTATAGATTCAAACTTGATCATGAAGGCAGGTGTCGGTGA
- the LOC100494615 gene encoding ovomucoid, with product MKAAAVFVLIAAVLGSFPGIRSDQINTKIDCSIYQKLDDDGGLACTKEINPLCGTDGVSYDNPCMLCAANLKQMSIIGVKSKGYCRIPKKQLNCDIYKIMPDDYTMCGNDYKPVCGTDGESYDNECWLCAVRLQQNTSIDIKYGGPCDIPGYKVDCSMFKPDDVKKPCTEDFNQLCGIDGVTYSNKCELCHAALKNKTDISVKHKGSCSVKGKRIDCSRYTEFCTFIYKPYCGSNGMSYSNKCSYCIAQNKNPELRFLFQGDCYP from the exons ATGAAGGCAGCAGCTGTGTTTGTTCTAATAGCTGCAGTCCTTGGCAGCTTTCCAG gTATTAGGAGTGATCAAATAAATACTAAG ATTGACTGCAGCATATATCAAAAATTAGATGATGATGGCGGCTTGGCATGTACCAAAGAAATTAACCCTTTATGTGGCACAGATGGCGTTTCATATGATAATCCATGTATGCTGTGTGCTGCCAACCT gaAGCAAATGTCCATCATTGGTGTGAAATCTAAAGGTTACTGTAGAATACCAAAGAAACAG CTCaattgtgatatatataaaataatgccaGATGATTACACAATGTGTGGCAACGACTATAAGCCTGTGTGCGGAACAGATGGAGAATCTTATGACAACGAATGCTGGTTGTGTGCTGTCCGCCT ACAGCAAAATACAAGCATTGATATCAAATATGGTGGACCCTGTGACATTCCTGGATATAAG GTTGATTGCAGCATGTTCAAACCTGATGATGTGAAAAAGCCGTGTACTGAAGACTTCAATCAACTGTGTGGCATAGATGGAGTCACTTATTCAAATAAGTGTGAGCTGTGTCATGCAGCACT gaAGAATAAGACTGACATCTCTGTAAAGCACAAAGGATCTTGTTCTGTCAAGGGGAAAAGG ATTGATTGTAGCAGGTATACAGAGTTCTGCACTTTTATTTATAAGCCATATTGTGGATCAAATGGAATGAGCTACAGCAACAAATGCAGTTACTGTATTGCCCAAAACAA gaatcCCGAGTTGAGATTTCTGTTTCAAGGAGACTGTTATCCTTAA